Proteins from one Saccharomyces eubayanus strain FM1318 chromosome XI, whole genome shotgun sequence genomic window:
- the DEF1 gene encoding DNA damage-responsive RNA polymerase-degradation factor DEF1: MSTQFRKSNHNSHSSKKLNPALKSKIDTLTELFPDWTSDDLIDIVQEYDDLETIIDKITSGAVTKWDEVKKPAKKEKHEKKEQQHPYVPQQHLPNPEDDITYKSSSNNNPSTSTKHNTSNNYSQVRNKKKVQATRAHTTGKHVNIDKGKPVPSKPVSNTTSWAAAVSVDTIRHDVPQDTNTNDNEEESEEEEEEEEKELEQKQAQEQEEQQLQEEQQLQVEQENKEEHKHTEQPSLMSKKASEPTTSQPKKMSWAAIATPKPKAVKKTDSPLENVDEMKKEISEIKKEEQKAESGPEQANETEAVEKEEEDEEEAERAEFSEESSEEEVPELNEEDEEDEENELEEEKVVSPEENVEVIEERVEVTAVVPEPSGAQVNTVSQQEQQEQQQPVQPQTQQEQLSQNYYTQQQQQQYAQQQHQLQQQYLSQQQQYAQQQQQQQQQQQQPQSQSQQQQPQSQQQSQQQQQPQPQSQQSPQSQKQGNNVAAQQYYMYQNQFPGYSYPGMFDSQGYAYGQQYQQLAQNNGQTTGNANQYNFQQGYGQTGANTAATANLTSAAAAAAAAAAAAASPASAHAQPQQQQQQQPYGGSFMPYYAHFYQQSFPYGQPQYGVAGQYPYQLPKNNYNYYQTQNGQEQQSPSQGVAQHAEDAQQKQSQQPQQQQQPQAQAQPQPEAQIQNGQPVNPQQQMQFQQYYQFQQQQQQAAAAAAAAAQQGVPYGYNGYDYNSKNSRGFY; encoded by the coding sequence atgtCTACACAATTTAGGAAGTCAAATCATAATAGTCATAGCAGTAAAAAACTAAATCCTGCGCTAAAGTCCAAAATAGACACGCTTACAGAATTGTTCCCTGACTGGACGAGTGATGATTTAATTGATATAGTTCAAGAATATGATGATTTGGAAACTATAATTGACAAAATTACATCCGGTGCAGTAACAAAATGGGACGAAGTAAAGAAACCTGCtaagaaggaaaaacatgaaaaaaaggaacaacaacatcCATATGTCCCTCAACAACATTTGCCTAACCCTGAAGATGATATTACATACAAGAGCTCTAGTAATAACAACCCTTCTACTTCTACAAAGCATAATACCAGTAACAATTATTCTCAGGTCAGaaataagaagaaggtgCAAGCAACACGAGCTCATACTACTGGAAAGCACGTCAATATCGACAAGGGAAAGCCCGTTCCTTCCAAGCCTGTCTCAAATACTACATCGTGGGCAGCAGCCGTTTCTGTAGATACCATCAGACATGATGTTCCTCAAGATACAAATActaatgataatgaagaagaatcagaagaagaagaagaagaagaagaaaaagaacttgAACAGAAGCAAGCACAGgagcaagaagaacagcAACTGCAAGAAGAACAGCAACTGCAAGtagaacaagaaaacaaagaagaacacaAGCATACAGAACAACCTTCATTAATGTCAAAGAAGGCTTCTGAGCCAACTACCTCCcaaccaaagaagatgtCATGGGCTGCTATTGCCAcaccaaaaccaaaagcTGTTAAAAAGACAGACTCTCCTTTGGAGAACGTTGATGaaatgaagaaggaaataaGTGAAATTaagaaggaagaacaaaaggCGGAATCTGGTCCAGAACAGGCCAACGAAACAGAGGCCGTTGAAaaggaggaggaagatgagGAGGAAGCCGAAAGAGCAGAATTTTCCGAAGAATctagtgaagaagaagtccCAGAATTgaacgaagaagacgaagaggatgaagagaatgaattagaagaagaaaaagtagtTTCTCCAGAGGAAAATGTTGAAGtcattgaagaaagagTTGAAGTTACTGCTGTCGTTCCAGAACCTTCGGGAGCTCAAGTAAATACCGTTTCGCAACAAGAGCAACAGGAGCAACAGCAGCCTGTCCAACCACAAactcaacaagaacaactaTCCCAAAACTACTACActcaacagcaacaacaacaatacgctcagcaacaacatcaactacaacaacaataccTATcccaacaacaacaatatgctcagcaacaacagcaacagcaacaacagcaacaacaacctCAATCACAAtcacaacagcaacaaccTCAAtcacaacaacaatcacaacaacaacaacaaccacAACCCCAATCCCAACAAAGTCCACAAAGTCAAAAACAAGGAAACAATGTTGCTGCCCAACAATACTATATGTATCAAAACCAATTCCCTGGTTATTCTTACCCAGGTATGTTTGACTCTCAAGGATACGCTTACGGTCAACAATACCAACAGCTTGCTCAAAACAACGGCCAAACCACCGGTAATGCTAATCAATATAACTTCCAACAAGGTTATGGTCAGACTGGCGCCAACACCGCCGCTACTGCTAACTTGACTAGTGCTGCCGCTGCCGCCGccgctgctgctgccgccGCTGCTTCCCCAGCCTCAGCTCATGCTCAAcctcaacaacaacaacagcaacaaccaTACGGCGGATCTTTCATGCCATATTATGCTCACTTTTACCAACAATCTTTCCCATACGGTCAACCTCAATATGGAGTAGCTGGTCAATATCCATATCAATTACCAAAGAATAACTACAATTACTACCAAACCCAAAATGGCCAGGAGCAACAAAGTCCAAGCCAAGGTGTTGCACAACATGCTGAAGATGCCCAACAAAAGCAATCGCAGCAaccacaacaacagcagcaaccaCAAGCTCAAGCTCAACCACAACCAGAAGCTCAAATACAGAATGGTCAACCTGTCAAcccacaacaacaaatgcAATTCCAACAATACTATCAATTccaacagcagcaacaacaagccgctgctgctgccgctGCTGCAGCACAACAAGGTGTTCCATACGGTTACAACGGTTATGATTACAATTCCAAGAATTCAAGAGGTTTCTATTGA
- the MDM35 gene encoding Mdm35p, whose translation MGNIMSASFAPECTDLKTKYDSCFNEWYSEKFLKGKSVENECSKQWDAYTTCVNAALVKQGIKPALDEARDEAPFENGGKLKDVDK comes from the coding sequence ATGGGGAATATAATGTCAGCCAGTTTCGCACCCGAATGTACCGatttgaaaacgaaataCGACAGCTGTTTTAATGAATGGTACAGCGAGAAGTTCCTGAAGGGGAAATCTGTTGAGAACGAATGCTCCAAACAGTGGGATGCCTACACGACCTGTGTCAACGCTGCACTCGTCAAGCAAGGTATCAAACCAGCCCTAGATGAGGCTAGAGACGAAGCGCCATTTGAAAACGGCGGCAAACTAAAAGACGTTGACAAATAA
- the ASK1 gene encoding Ask1p → MDMESASKEESLEKLDQEITVNLQKIDSNFSFCFNKITQDIIPHVAKYSEVCERIMDSTEWLGTMFQETGLVNLQANAASEKNTPAKKKIDNDASMFPTSTEDPSGAFQAHGDGDFVPVMDANRNTHSMFTNDDTDDFHTANITSTGQVLKLPDSSDEDNGGEAPSSRSQRDLAEEDHSDTGHDQDESTIQRQSRKRKISLLLQEQYGSSSSMVPSPIVPNKMRKHLPRESQHKMNNDDDENSNSIESSPLKQEHRSKGRSDDDNEGPDEEESTKEVLKPGTIIHFSTNR, encoded by the coding sequence ATGGATATGGAGTCGGCTAGCAAAGAGGAATCGTTGGAAAAGCTGGACCAAGAAATCACGGTAAACTTGCAGAAGATCGACTCGAATTTCAGTTTTTGCTTTAATAAGATCACCCAAGACATCATACCGCATGTGGCTAAGTACTCAGAAGTATGCGAGCGGATCATGGACAGCACCGAGTGGCTGGGTACCATGTTCCAGGAGACTGGGCTTGTGAACTTGCAGGCCAACGCCGCGTCAGAGAAGAACACCCCcgccaagaagaagatcgATAATGATGCTAGCATGTTTCCCACATCCACGGAGGACCCGAGCGGGGCGTTTCAAGCCCATGGTGATGGCGACTTTGTTCCGGTCATGGATGCCAACCGGAACACTCATTCCATGTTCACTAACGACGACACAGACGATTTCCACACAGCAAACATAACGTCAACCGGACAGGTATTGAAGCTGCCCGATTCTAGTGATGAAGACAACGGCGGCGAGGCGCCATCTTCAAGGAGCCAACGAGACCTCGCTGAAGAGGATCATAGCGACACCGGTCACGACCAGGACGAAAGCACAATCCAGAGACAAAGTCGGAAGAGGAAAATCTCGTTACTGTTACAGGAGCAATACGGGTCCAGCTCAAGCATGGTGCCGTCCCCCATCGTGCCCAATAAAATGCGCAAGCATTTACCGCGCGAAAGCCAACATAAGATGaataacgatgatgacgagaACAGTAATAGTATAGAAAGCTCGCCTTTAAAGCAGGAACACCGCTCAAAGGGACGATCGGATGACGACAACGAGGGGCCAGACGAAGAGGAGAGTACGAAGGAGGTTCTTAAGCCAGGAACTATCATCCATTTCTCAACCAATAGATAG
- the SFK1 gene encoding Sfk1p, with translation MSQFKRPGNWLFIVPWIAFIPWYGMLIAMLACWAGQGHPIYWFMHTEQFPVYISDIGATNLRPLFISCAAWQGLGYVITVACEFFQRSGYLPFQLKKHDPSISDSTSYAEKLHSGKFLMPPYYTKDERNLIFTAFVFGCIGELGLLFCSIFSTAHYHHVHVAMVSVFVVFMFLSICCLSAEYFLMGRHYASIHPLANSNLNTQSSEKSFNQSFNIVDDLPWYKWQGHIWNKFTISATLKTIWLALAVVWAICFGAINDRSKSACFEWLLAFWFGVIFIILSVDFYMGGRYRQSRYFKHVESFSGYYKYDKALGLYHSEEVLPSEDNADAITTETASSNNHDNTASNESLQVVV, from the coding sequence ATGTCCCAATTCAAAAGACCAGGTAACTGGCTGTTCATTGTACCCTGGATTGCCTTCATCCCATGGTACGGTATGCTGATAGCCATGCTTGCTTGTTGGGCTGGCCAAGGCCACCCCATCTACTGGTTCATGCACACTGAGCAATTCCCGGTATACATATCAGATATTGGTGCCACCAACCTAAGGCCTCTGTTTATATCGTGCGCAGCGTGGCAAGGTCTAGGCTATGTAATTACTGTCGCCTGCGAGTTTTTCCAGAGGTCCGGATACTTACCATTCCAACTGAAGAAGCATGACCCATCTATTTCTGACTCAACGTCTTATGCTGAAAAATTGCATAGTGGTAAGTTCTTGATGCCTCCTTACTACACCAAAGATGAACGAAATCTGATCTTCACGGCCTTCGTCTTTGGCTGCATCGGTGAGTTGGGTCTTTTGTTCTGCTCTATCTTCTCCACCGCTCACTACCATCACGTCCACGTCGCCATGGTCTCTGTCTTTGTCGTTTTCATGTTCCTGTCTATTTGCTGTTTGAGTGCAGAATACTTTCTTATGGGCAGACATTACGCCTCAATCCATCCTCTAGCCAATTCCAACCTCAACACGCAATCCTCTGAAAAAAGCTTCAACCAGAGCTTTAATATTGTAGACGACCTACCCTGGTACAAGTGGCAAGGTCACATTTGGAACAAATTTACAATCAGTGCCACCCTAAAAACTATATGGTTGGCCTTGGCTGTTGTTTGGGCTATTTGCTTCGGTGCCATTAATGATAGGTCTAAGAGTGCCTGTTTCGAGTGGCTGTTGGCCTTTTGGTTTGGTGTTATATTTATAATCCTTTCCGTCGATTTTTATATGGGTGGTAGATACAGACAATCTCGCTATTTTAAGCACGTGGAATCATTTTCCGGTTATTACAAGTACGATAAGGCGCTAGGCCTTTACCACAGCGAAGAAGTTTTGCCTTCTGAAGACAATGCTGATGCCATTACTACAGAAACggcttcttcaaataacCACGATAACACCGCTTCAAATGAATCCCTTCAGGTCGTTGTATGA
- the LPX2 gene encoding Lpx2p, producing the protein MSLISSLETTSVEPIRTSSELTTESETVKVSTLRKSLHSSEMHRSASKTPRTLPDHVQKLKSIYSAYQQDGQPLSKEAVFHAKQKYGILNTPAYHKTLGLGDTGSESADLAARLANRSKRSTNEPVGPTIEQKALDEASKITFSKIPLTLPEEIPMKVNLGLKGKRDFLTRSAAQKALASNFSSDSSTIGVSERGKRASSAATVIANDFNANSVNPHHPAGFESLDLSKVLDGAERKAIKRINGRLYPEKVNFQNGLLTGRESGVSKANKEVFKKGTLKKLERSAEEFLEAQPGNGRQGLNDRQYMYAKNAADAVKDLDPRALVDPNFAAKELQKKTYLKQISSPLVLHEAQNLANKRLRDIDSNNTYLILFGNQAYNKLAVDIALKHYSANQEQKKKIYLGGGLWITPEEVNTVAKNLISPVINEISERANRQRIVDRDIEKRTSILDQEHENWKSMERTKEQNDKQILLVMESKRHQEKVAKKAESEQTYNMLVYNMDAEVEEKEKELEIIKQDREHLRVELQGMLSKSISEEEGNIKDWSESCQRDLDNTNIEHAQAARLYPDDLRASTNEYDELLDEHDRVQDRIKKLNLSINEHRSVIRDFKVRIDTGGGLTATQKEKFGSGGHLMDATVNDSVVILAEKAKQEAELASEEAMLQQLEIDEMVNKRTTRLYAHKNQLRKEKPSSTKSQKVTEGGEDLRNELNAAQGYMLYAPTTDEKSARVVRSASTVKNRFLSAYSSGKDVDSSASARSVTGVSGVLDERTETPTTDKEAFPVDKEARPGNVRQAPVLVENEKTSRPVTEARGPTTIEQFLFGKTAGKKGPSGTEFATLKSGPVVNATESEMEKESVHRNDKPGESFSGFSQGSFENDYGNEVTDDQDESDIKIRDSSDSNVRGKESFFKEII; encoded by the coding sequence ATGTCGCTAATCTCTTCGTTGGAAACCACTAGTGTAGAGCCTATTCGGACATCTTCTGAATTGACTACGGAAAGTGAGACGGTCAAAGTGTCTACTTTGCGCAAGTCCCTGCATTCTTCTGAAATGCATCGCTCAGCTTCAAAAACACCTCGCACGCTTCCAGACCATGTGCAAAAGTTAAAAAGTATATACTCGGCTTATCAGCAAGATGGGCAACCTTTGAGTAAAGAGGCTGTATTCCACGCGAAACAAAAGTATGGTATCTTAAATACTCCGGCCTACCATAAGACACTCGGCTTAGGAGATACTGGTAGTGAATCTGCAGACTTGGCTGCTCGTTTGGCGAATAGGAGCAAGAGATCAACTAATGAACCTGTCGGGCCCACAATCGAACAAAAGGCTCTGGATGAGGCCTCCAAAATAACATTTTCTAAAATTCCCCTAACGCTACCCGAAGAGATTCCCATGAAGGTTAATTTGGGTCTGAAGGGTAAAAGGGACTTTTTAACCAGGTCAGCCGCACAAAAGGCATTAGCttccaatttttcgtcAGATAGTTCCACGATTGGTGTCTCTGAAAGAGGCAAGCGTGCGTCCTCTGCTGCGACAGTTATTGCAAATGACTTTAATGCAAACAGTGTAAATCCCCACCATCCGGCAGGATTTGAATCACTAGATTTGTCCAAAGTCTTAGATGGGgctgaaagaaaagcaattaAAAGAATTAACGGTAGGTTGTATCCAGAAAAGGtgaattttcaaaatggacTACTGACTGGTAGGGAGAGCGGTGTGTCTAAAGCCAACAaggaagttttcaaaaagggaACCTTAAAAAAGTTGGAACGTTCAGCCGAGGAATTCTTGGAAGCTCAGCCTGGCAATGGGAGGCAAGGGCTGAATGATCGTCAGTATATGTATGCAAAGAATGCGGCCGATGCGGTAAAGGATCTTGATCCAAGGGCATTGGTGGATCCAAATTTCGCTGCAAAAGAGcttcaaaagaagacgTACTTAAAGCAAATATCATCTCCGCTGGTGCTACATGAAGCTCAAAACCTTGCCAATAAGAGGTTGCGGGACATTGACTCTAACAATACCTATTTGATTCTGTTTGGTAATCAAGCTTACAACAAGCTTGCCGTAGACATTGCTTTAAAGCACTACTCGGCTAATCAAgagcagaagaaaaaaatctaccTAGGTGGTGGCTTGTGGATAACTCCAGAAGAAGTTAATACTGTAgccaaaaatttgatatcgCCCGTAATAAACGAAATTAGCGAGAGGGCTAATAGACAGCGTATCGTTGACCGGGATATTGAGAAAAGGACAAGTATCCTTGACCAAGAGCATGAAAACTGGAAATCTATGGAACGTACAAAAGAGCAAAATGACAAGCAGATTTTGTTAGTGATGGAATCAAAACGGCACCAGGAAAAAGTAGCCAAAAAAGCAGAGAGTGAACAAACCTACAACATGCTGGTATATAATATGGATGCTGAAGTAGAGGAGAAGGAGAAGGAGTTAGAGATTATTAAGCAAGATCGGGAACATTTGAGGGTTGAATTGCAAGGAATGCTGTCCAAAAGCAtatcagaagaagaaggtaaCATAAAAGATTGGAGTGAATCCTGTCAAAGAGATCTCGATAATACAAATATTGAACACGCTCAGGCAGCTAGACTGTACCCTGATGATTTGAGAGCCTCGACAAATGAATATGACGAACTGCTAGACGAGCACGACAGAGTACAGGATCGGATCAAAAAGTTGAATTTATCTATTAATGAGCACAGAAGTGTCATCCGTGATTTTAAAGTAAGAATTGATACGGGGGGAGGTTTGACAGCCACacaaaaagagaaatttgGTAGTGGAGGGCATCTTATGGATGCTACTGTGAATGATTCTGTTGTTATTCTTGCAGAAAAGGCGAAACAAGAAGCTGAATTGGCTTCAGAAGAGGCCATGCTGCAACAATTGGAAATTGATGAGATGGTcaataaaagaacaactaGGCTGTACGCCCATAAAAACCAACTCAGGAAGGAGAAACCATCATCGACAAAATCACAGAAGGTCACTGAAGGCGGAGAAGACTTAAGGAATGAACTCAATGCTGCTCAAGGTTACATGTTGTACGCGCCAACTACAGATGAAAAATCGGCACGCGTGGTAAGAAGTGCGTCTACTGTAAAGAACCGATTCCTTTCTGCATACAGTTCAGGGAAAGATGTGGATAGCTCGGCAAGCGCCAGATCGGTCACCGGTGTTAGTGGTGTTTTGGATGAAAGAACTGAAACCCCAACTACTGATAAGGAAGCTTTTCCGGTTGATAAGGAAGCGAGGCCAGGCAATGTACGCCAAGCCCCTGTCCTAGTTGAAAACGAGAAGACCTCAAGGCCAGTTACCGAAGCGCGAGGACCGACAACAATCGAGCAATTCTTATTTGGTAAGACCGCCGGTAAAAAAGGGCCATCCGGTACAGAATTTGCAACCTTAAAAAGTGGGCCAGTGGTGAACGCAACAGAAtcagaaatggaaaaggaatCTGTTCATCGCAATGACAAACCCGGTGAATCCTTCAGTGGATTTTCTCAAGGTTCATTCGAAAACGATTACGGTAACGAAGTCACCGATGATCAAGATGAATCCGACATAAAGATTCGGGACTCGAGCGATTCGAATGTTCGCGGtaaagaaagttttttcaaggagattatttaa
- the ELM1 gene encoding serine/threonine protein kinase ELM1, with product MEIPSRQLIPTLMPEWTPSSHQSYKTADDSASPPITPTSQVSSFDSSLSQMKPTYSTIIEENIDTILDRIRPFVKKITASEQNKKTINQYTLGASAGSGQFGHVRKAYSSTLNKVVAIKIIPKKPWNAQQYSMNQVMRQIQLWKSKGKITTNMSGNEAMRLMNIEKCRWEIYAVSRLRDSVHVVRLIECLDSPFSESIWIVSDWCNLGELQWKRDNYGDILPQWQRLVPSKCSVSTFSEKILQDMTKGLQYLHSQGCIHRDIKPSNILLDGIENVAKISDFGCCIFTPQLLPFKSANFEECFQRELNKIVGTPAFIAPELCHLGNSKRDFVTDGFKLDIWSLGVTLYCLLYNELPFSGDNEFDTYHKIMEAPLSLKVNGSTLNDLIIKRLLEKDATLRIGIQDLAKIILPDPMDQPEHPKDIDQDILSKIKPTRSEGPVRRFFGKLITKKSNKKTLENVKDNSFGSANSKATAPVYIDADSQEEAFSSTVLRSSPNSSDYCSSLEEEAVQVTDFLDTFCDSKGSANILHVKNDKRNTEMKVEKSDSSSHSSFKVPTPIKALIRLKNSPVENRNKSYDNRFSDGLTSPSKKSAKEKHRVYNPEPKKLAHSGNIINFKAYINSADKDRQETVEDVRTYLNFADNGQA from the coding sequence ATGGAAATACCATCTCGACAGCTTATACCGACGCTAATGCCGGAATGGACTCCGTCATCCCATCAGTCTTACAAAACTGCAGATGATTCTGCTAGCCCTCCGATAACACCCACAAGCCAGGTGTCTTCATTTGATTCCTCGTTGTCCCAAATGAAACCCACATATAGTACAATcatagaagaaaatatagaCACGATCCTAGATAGGATTCGACcatttgtgaaaaaaataactgCTAGtgaacaaaataaaaaaactataaacCAATATACGTTAGGAGCCTCAGCAGGAAGTGGACAGTTTGGACATGTTCGAAAAGCATACAGCTCTACGTTGAATAAGGTTGTCGCTATTAAGATTATACCGAAAAAACCATGGAATGCCCAGCAATATTCAATGAATCAGGTGATGAGGCAGATACAGCTTTGGAAAAGCAAAGGAAAGATAACTACAAATATGAGCGGCAATGAGGCAATGAGGCTCATGAACATCGAAAAATGTCGATGGGAAATATATGCGGTTTCAAGGCTTCGAGATAGTGTACATGTTGTGCGACTGATAGAATGCTTAGATTCTCCTTTTAGTGAATCAATTTGGATAGTCAGTGATTGGTGCAACCTTGGTGAACTCCAGTGGAAGCGTGACAATTATGGAGATATTTTACCGCAGTGGCAGAGACTTGTACCTTCTAAGTGTAGTGTTTCTACATTTTCAGAAAAGATCTTACAAGATATGACGAAAGGGTTGCAATACCTGCATTCTCAAGGCTGCATTCATCGAGATATTAAACCATCTAATATATTATTAGATGGAATTGAAAACGTTGCAAAGATTTCTGACTTTGGGTGCTGTATCTTCACTCCTCAATTATTACCATTCAAGAGTGccaattttgaagaatgttTTCAAAGGGAACTAAATAAAATAGTTGGTACTCCCGCATTTATTGCACCAGAGTTATGCCATTTAGGCAATTCCAAGAGAGACTTTGTGACCGATGGATTTAAGTTGGATATTTGGTCATTGGGGGTAACTTTGTACTGTTTATTATACAACGAGCTGCCTTTTTCTGGGGACAATGAATTTGACACTTATCACAAAATCATGGAAGCACCGTTAAGTTTAAAAGTAAACGGCAGCACTCTAAATGATTTAATCATCAAAAGGCTTTTAGAAAAAGATGCTACTTTACGTATAGGCATTCAGGACTTGGCAAAAATAATACTGCCTGACCCAATGGATCAACCTGAACATCCTAAAGATATTGATCAGGATATTTTATCCAAAATTAAACCAACAAGGAGCGAGGGCCCTGTCAGAAGATTTTTCGGTAAACTAATaacaaagaagagcaaTAAAAAGACATTAGAAAATGTGAAAGACAATTCTTTCGGATCTGCAAATAGCAAAGCAACGGCTCCAGTATATATTGATGCAGATTCACAGGAAGAAGCATTCTCCAGTACAGTTCTCAGGTCTTCGCCTAACTCGAGTGACTATTGCTCTTCGTTGGAGGAGGAAGCGGTTCAAGTTACAGACTTTTTAGATACCTTTTGCGATTCAAAAGGAAGCGCAAATATTTTGCATGTGAAGAATGACAAGCGAAATACTGAGATGAAGGTAGAAAAAAGTGATTCGTCTTCTCACTCTTCATTTAAGGTTCCGACCCCGATCAAGGCCTTAATAAGACTGAAGAACTCTCCCGTTGAGAATCGGAACAAGAGTTATGATAACCGTTTCTCAGATGGACTAACTTCCCcctcaaaaaaaagtgcTAAGGAAAAGCATAGGGTTTATAACCCAGAGCCCAAAAAGCTGGCACATTCAGGAAATATCATTAATTTCAAAGCATATATAAATTCCGCTGATAAAGATCGTCAAGAGACGGTGGAAGACGTGAGAACATACCTGAATTTCGCTGATAATGGACAAGCGTAG
- the ANR2 gene encoding Anr2p, translating to MDLRDAEPTINPNVFSISKLLDCKNERPRIACIFLSQFDMKKGNIIIWSKSIKDTTFNLNNIEFKSLPAGIHEQTDDIVNFVVPKGEALGDDDTVKRPVYDYGIAYFKQNSFDIIENNNQVDRNKVLMFSLGIVIDVQDLPSNGKKDFYKEIYHAYDANRYASHLKELLSQWMRQGELDNFCLFENFFEKNNKDHITENSVEIVETTPKETRHLIEYMPYWARSLGPLIFTLWKASLLQRRILVLIPQGESFEKCNSLAYCIFLISMLSKDMVGNHINDEYVVPLFTVSTSDISFLESLGEERGYVATTSEEILLYKPEIYDIIVKLPSSSIIEEFPENDVEIIAASGEHNRATPLDLETYEKVILSELEEDVSTNVKNKLHKVTEPISWLQFLIDGFYLLTTAGYLMAPYHMAKNFRPLKLISGSKSNDSEIQMAENLIRYFHLRTLNLYNRLKDVIQKNESIGSEQSITISASFLTDLNLDCFSLQDHQFIKDITYKWFQRNIDISNLPECVGDLC from the coding sequence atGGATTTAAGAGATGCAGAGCCTACCATAAACCCAAACGTGTTTAGCATATCTAAACTTTTGGACTGTAAGAATGAAAGACCAAGAATTGCCTGTATATTCTTGAGTCAGTTTGATatgaaaaaaggaaatatcATAATATGGTCTAAAAGTATTAAAGATACAACATTCAACTTGAACaatattgaatttaaaTCGTTACCTGCTGGAATTCACGAACAAACCGACGATATTGTCAATTTTGTAGTTCCTAAGGGAGAAGCACTTGGCGACGATGATACTGTTAAGAGGCCTGTCTATGATTACGGAATTGCctatttcaaacaaaattcctttgatattattgaaaataataatcagGTTGATAGAAATAAAGTTCTAATGTTTTCTCTTGGTATAGTTATCGATGTTCAAGATCTCCCATCGAATGGTAAAAAAGACTTTTATAAAGAGATATACCATGCTTACGACGCAAACAGATATGCAAGCCATTTAAAGGAGCTGCTTAGTCAATGGATGAGGCAGGGGGAGCTTGACAACTTTTGCCTTTTCGAAAATTTCTTcgaaaagaataataaagatCACATAACTGAAAATTCAGTAGAAATTGTGGAAACCACACCCAAGGAAACGCGACATTTGATCGAATACATGCCGTATTGGGCGAGAAGTTTGGGCCCTTTAATATTTACATTATGGAAGGCAAGCCTTCTCCAAAGGAGAATATTGGTTCTAATTCCTCAAGGAGaatcatttgaaaaatgtaaTTCCTTGGCTTATTGCATTTTCTTAATATCAATGCTTTCTAAGGATATGGTGGGGAACCATATAAATGATGAATACGTTGTGCCTCTTTTCACTGTATCAACATCGGATATATCATTCCTGGAGTCACTTGGCGAAGAGCGTGGCTATGTGGCAACAACCAGTGAAGAGATTTTGTTGTATAAACCTGAAATTTACGATATCATAGTCAAACTTCCCTCAAGTTCAATCATCGAAGAATTTCCAGAAAACGATGTGGAGATCATCGCTGCATCTGGTGAACACAATAGAGCCACTCCTCTTGACTTAGAAACATATGAAAAAGTTATACTTAGTgaattagaagaagatgtttCAACaaatgtgaaaaataagCTTCATAAGGTGACAGAGCCTATATCGTGGTTACAATTTTTGATTGATGGTTTCTATCTCCTAACCACAGCGGGTTATTTGATGGCGCCGTACCATATGGCAAAGAATTTCAGACCTTTAAAGCTTATTTCTGGTTCAAAGTCCAATGATTCGGAAATTCAGATGGCCGAAAATTTGATTCGTTACTTCCACCTTAGAACGTTAAACTTATACAACCGATTGAAAGAcgttattcaaaaaaatgaaagcaTCGGGTCCGAACAATCTATTACCATCTCAGCCTCATTTTTAACCGACTTGAATCTGGATTGCTTTAGTTTACAAGATCATCAATTTATAAAGGATATCACCTATAAATggtttcaaagaaatatcGATATTAGTAATCTTCCAGAATGTGTTGGGGATCTCTGCTAA